A part of Eschrichtius robustus isolate mEscRob2 chromosome 20, mEscRob2.pri, whole genome shotgun sequence genomic DNA contains:
- the KRT20 gene encoding LOW QUALITY PROTEIN: keratin, type I cytoskeletal 20 (The sequence of the model RefSeq protein was modified relative to this genomic sequence to represent the inferred CDS: deleted 1 base in 1 codon; substituted 1 base at 1 genomic stop codon): MDFNHRSFHRSLSSSSQGPALSMSSSIDRKGGTEYLRVAPSVYGGAGGHGTRTSTSRHMVSYGSDLAEGNLCVGNEKMTMKNLNDRLASYLEKVRSLEQSNSKPELQIKRWYETNTPGTCRDHSAYLEXIKELRNQIKDAQLQNAQCVLQIDHAKLAAKDFRLKYESERGICLAVVADLQGLKMVYDDLILMKTDLEIQTEGLNNKDLMLLQKEHEEEVRSLRAHLGNKVNVEVDAAPGLNLSAIMSEMRQKYEAMAQENLQKAKEQYETQIETLQQQVTVSTEELKESRDQIKELRRTYQSLEVQLQSHLSLKEALEHTLEETNARYCSHLAIIQTQLNFLEGQLVQIRTNTEHQSHEYNILLDIKSQLEQEIATYRCLLEGEDVKTTEYQLSTLEERDKYIKKTRKIKTVVQEVVDSKTVSSKVKEVEESM, translated from the exons ATGGATTTCAATCACAGAAGCTTCCACCGAAGCCTGAGTTCCTCCTCCCAGGGCCCTGCACTCAGCATGAGCAGCTCCATAGATAGGAAAGGGGGCACAGAGTACCTCAGGGTCGCACCCAGTGTGTATGGGGGGGCTGGAGGCCACGGCACCCGCACCTCGACCTCTAGACACATGGTGAGCTATGGGAGTGACCTCGCTGAAGGGAACCTGTGTGTTGGCAATGAGAAGATGACCATGAAGAACCTAAATGACCGCCTAGCAAGCTACCTAGAAAAAGTGCGGTCCCTGGAGCAGTCCAACTCCAAACCTGAACTGCAGATAAAGCGCTGGTATGAAACCAACACGCCTGGCACCTGTCGGGACCACAGTGCATATTTGGAATAAATCAAAGAGCTGCGAAATCAG ATTAAAGATGCTCAACTGCAAAATGCTCAATGTGTCCTGCAAATCGATCATGCTAAACTGGCTGCCAAGGACTTCAGGCTGAA GTACGAGAGTGAGCGGGGGATCTGCCTAGCAGTGGTGGCTGATCTCCAAGGCCTGAAAATGGTCTATGATGACCTAATCCTAATGAAGACAGACTTGGAGATTCAAACTGAAGGGCTGAAT AATAAAGACCTGATGCTCCTCCAGAAAGAACACGAGGAG GAAGTGAGGAGCCTACGGGCTCATTTGGGCAATAAGGTAAACGTAGAGGTGGATGCAGCCCCAGGCCTGAACCTCAGCGCCATCATGAGTGAAATGAGGCAGAAATACGAAGCCATGGCCCAGGAGAACCTTCAGAAGGCCAAAGAACAGTATGAGACCCAG ATTGAAACTCTGCAACAGCAAGTCACAGTGAGCACTGAAGagttaaaagaaagcagggatCAAATAAAGGAGCTGAGACGCACCTACCAGAGCCTGGAGGTACAGCTCCAGTCCCATCTCAGCCTG AAAGAAGCTTTGGAGCATACACTAGAGGAGACCAATGCTCGTTATTGTAGCCACTTGGCCATAATCCAGACACAGCTTAACTTCCTCGAGGGCCAACTGGTGCAGATTCGGACCAATACAGAACACCAGAGCCACGAATATAATATCCTCCTTGACATAAAGAGCCAGCTTGAGCAGGAAATTGCTACCTACCGCTGCCTTCTGGAAGGAGAAGATGTAAA aactaCAGAATATCAGTTAAGCACCCTGGAGGAGAGAGATAAGT ATATAAAGAAAACCAGGAAGATTAAGACAGTTGTACAAGAAGTAGTGGACAGCAAGACTGTGTCATCTAAAGTTAAAGAAGTGGAAGAAAGTATGTAA
- the LOC137754889 gene encoding keratin, type I cytoskeletal 12-like, whose product MSLSVRTSGLSQRLSSQSGTLGRARGISASSIGSSYGGSAFGFGGSCGGGFSAASMFGSSSGFGGGSGSSFAGGLGAGYAGGRGGGFGSLGIGFGGSPGWGSLGILSGNDGGLLSGSEKETMQNLNDRLASYLDKVRALEEANADLENKIREWYETRGPGTGDPRSQNDYSKYYLLIEDLRNKIISDSTANAQLLLQTDNAKLAAEDFRMKYENELALRQNVEADLNGLRRVLDEMTLARADLETQTETLNEELAYLRKNHEEELQSFWAGGPGQVSVEMDAARGVDLTSLLNDMRGQYEAIAEQNREDAEAWFIEKSGELRKEISSNTEELQCSKSVVTDLRRALQNLEIELQSQFAMKKSLEDSLAETEGDYCGQLSQARQLIGSLEEQLLQVRADAERQSADYQLLLNIKARLELEIETYRRLLDGEAQGDCLDESSHVTASTSQAPSTDSSKDPTRARKIKTIVQEVVNGEVVSSQVQEVEELI is encoded by the exons ATGTCACTCTCCGTGCGCACCTCTGGGCTGTCCCAGCGGCTGTCCTCCCAAAGTGGGACACTGGGCAGAGCCAGGGGCATTTCTGCCTCAAGCATCGGAAGCAGCTACGGGGGAAGTGCCTTTGGCTTTGGAGGCAGCTGTGGGGGAGGCTTTTCAGCTGCTTCCATGTTTGGTTCTAGCTCTGGCTTTGGTGGTGGCTCTGGAAGTTCCTTTGCAGGAGGACTGGGTGCTGGTTATGCAGGAGGCAGGGGAGGTGGCTTTGGAAGCCTGGGGATCGGATTTGGGGGAAGCCCAGGATGGGGCTCTCTAGGGATTCTCTCTGGCAATGATGGAGGCCTTCTTTCTGGATCAGAAAAGGAAACTATGCAAAATCTTAATGACAGATTGGCTTCCTACCTGGATAAGGTTCGAGCTCTAGAAGAGGCTAACGCTGAcctagaaaacaaaattagagaATGGTACGAAACACGAGGACCTGGGACTGGAGACCCCAGGTCACAGAATGATTACAGTAAATATTATCTGTTGATTGAAGACCTCAGGAATAAG ATCATTTCTGACAGCACTGCAAACGCCCAGCTCCTCTTGCAGACCGACAATGCAAAACTGGCTGCCGAAGACTTCAGAATGAA ATATGAAAATGAGCTGGCCCTGCGCCAGAACGTGGAGGCCGACCTCAATGGCCTGCGCAGGGTGCTGGACGAGATGACCCTGGCCAGAGCTGACCTGGAGACGCAGACCGAGACCCTGAATGAGGAGCTGGCCTACCTCCGGAAGAACCACGAGGAG GAGCTCCAAAGCTTCTGGGCCGGCGGCCCGGGCCAGGTCAGCGTAGAAATGGACGCTGCCCGCGGAGTGGACCTCACGAGCCTCCTTAACGACATGCGGGGGCAGTATGAAGCCATAGCCGAGCAGAACCGGGAGGATGCGGAAGCCTGGTTCATTGAAAAG AGCGGCGAGCTCAGGAAGGAGATTAGCAGCAACACCGAGGAGCTTCAGTGCAGCAAGAGCGTGGTCACCGACCTGCGGCGCGCGCTTCAAAACCTGGAGATCGAGCTCCAGTCCCAGTTCGCCATG AAGAAATCCCTGGAGGACTCGCTGGCCGAAACCGAGGGCGACTACTGCGGGCAGCTGTCCCAGGCGCGGCAGCTCATCGGCAGCCTGGAGGAGCAGCTGCTCCAAGTGCGCGCCGACGCCGAGCGCCAGAGCGCCGActaccagctgctgctgaacatCAAGGCCCGTCTGGAGCTGGAGATCGAGACCTACCGCCGCCTGCTGGACGGAGAAGCTCAAGG TGACTGTTTGGATGAAAGTTCCCATGTGACAGCCTCCACATCTCAAGCACCGTCAACTGATTCCTCCAAAG aCCCTACCAGAGCCCGAAAAATCAAGACAATTGTGCAGGAAGTGGTGAATGGTGAGGTGGTCTCATCCCAAGTTCAGGAAGTTGAAGAACTAATATAA